The Methylopila sp. M107 genome contains the following window.
GCGGCGGCGGTCCCCAGTGATCGTCGTCCGGCGTCGCCACCGAGGCTCCTTGGCTGGTCGCTGTTCGGGGCAACCATTGTCCGACTCCGCGCGCAGGCGCAAACCGGGCCCGCACTGACGCCTTTGTCTCCGGCGGCCCAGCGGTGCTAATGCTCGCCGCTTCGCGGAGCGACCGCGACAGGCGCGACGAGGAGCGATCGTCGAGATGCACGAGACGTTCGGAAAGCTTTCGAGGACGACGGCCGGCGCGCATGCCCCGGACGGAACGCTCGACCTGCCGCATCGCCCGCGCCGCAACCGCAGGGCCGACTGGGCGCGGCGGCTCACGCGCGAGACGACGCTCACCGTCGACGACTTGATCTGGCCGATCTTCCTGATCGACGGCGAAATGCGGCGTGAGCCGGTCGCCTCCATGCCGGGGGTGGAGCGCTTCTCCATTGATGAGGCCGTGAGGGCGGTAAGCGAGGCCGCTGCGCTGGGCGTCCCGGCCGTCGCACTGTTTCCCTTCACCGACCCCGAGCTGCGCGATCCGGACGGCCGCGAGGCGCTGAACGGCGGCAATCTCGTCTGCCGCGCGCTCCGGGCGCTCAAGCGCGAGGTTCCGCATATCGGGCTCATCACCGACGTCGCGCTCGATCCCTACACCAGCCACGGCCATGACGGCGTTCTCGACGGCGACCGCATCCTGAACGACGCGACCGTCGAACTCTTGGTCCTTCAGGCACTGACGCAGGCGGAAGCCGGCGCCGACGTCATCGCCCCCTCCGACATGATGGACGGCCGCGTCGGCGCGATCCGGGCAGGACTCGACGAGGCCGGCCGGGCGGACGTGCAAATCATGGCCTATGCGGCGAAGTACGCCTCTGCGTTCTACGGCCCGTTCCGCGACGCTATCGGCACGAAGAAGGCGCTCGTAGGGGACAAGAAGACCTATCAGATGGACCCGGCGAACGGCGACGAGGCCGAGCGCGAAGCGGAGCTCGACGTCGCCGAGGGCGCCGACATGCTGATGGTGAAGCCGGGGCTCCCCTATCTCGACATCGTCCGACGGCTGAAGGATCGCTTCAGGATGCCGACCTATGCGTATCAGGTGTCGGGCGAATACGCGATGATCGCTGCCGCCGCGCAGAACGGCTGGCTCGACCGCGACGCCGCCATGCTGGAGAGCCTCGCCTGCTTCAAACGCGCAGGCGCCGACGGCGTGTTGACCTATTTCGCGCCGGAAGCCGCGAGGCGCATGAAGGAACGGTGAAGCGTCAGGCGACGCTGAGCGTATCCGGCGCGGGTGCGGCGAGGGGCTCCGCGTCCTCGCCGCGCGAGCGGCGATAGGCGCGCGGCGTGACCCCGTAGGTCGCCGAGAACAGCCGTCCGAAATGGCTGATGTCCTGAAATCCCCAGGCGAACACGATCTCGCCTATGGCGCGATGGTCCTGCGCGGGGTCGGCCAGCGCCTGGCGACAACGGTCGAGCCGCGCGGCGCGGATGAAGCGGGCGAGCGAGGTGTCCTGCGCGCCAAGCAGCGCGTTGGCGTAGCGCACGCTCATGCCGGCGGCGCGCGCCGCCGCGGCGCCGTCGAAGTTCGGATCGGCGATGCGCGCCTCGACCACATGCTTGAGACGCATCAGCGCGAGCGCCCGCGGCGTCGTGAGCCGCCTGCCCTCGCCCAGCATGAGGTTGAACGTATGGGCCAGCAGGTCGACGAGGTGGTTCCGCACCGTGTCGGCGGTCGCCTGGTCGAAGTCGCAGACATTGCTGCAGATGCTGTCGAGCGTCGCCGCCAGATGAGCGTTGAGCCCGGTCGCGCCCGCGAGCTTGGCGCCAAAAACGTCATGCATCTCGCCGAATCGCGCCTCGAGGATGCGGCGCGGAATCTTCAGCATGATCATCTGGGAGTTGCTGGAGAACTGCACAGAATAGCGCCGGTTGGCGTCGAGCAGCACCATGTCGCCGGAGCGGAACAGGTTCCGCCTTCCGTTCTGCTCGAGCGCGAACCGGCCAGATCCGTTGCGGCACAGAAATAGATCGTCTGTCGCGCCATGCGCGATGTGCTTGCCCGCCCGCTCGCACGCCATCGCGCCCATCTCGAAAGAGAACAGGCCCAGGTCGGCGAGGTTGGCGGCGCGGAGTTCCGCGTCGAACCGGTCGCGCCGCGCAGGACGCGAATCGTGGCCCGTGAGCACACGCTCAGCGACCTCATGCCAGTACTCGAAGCGGTCACGAGCATGCAGGCTCGCAGTGGTGAAAAGGGTGTCCATAGCGTCGCGATGCAGACTCCGAATGCCAAATCGGCCGAGATTGCGGCGAGACGTTTACACATAATCTCAAGTCCGCAACGAGTTTTCTCCCTTCAGAGGTACGGAATGCGGCAAAAACCAGAGGACAGATCCTACGCGATCATGCGTCTCGACAAGACGCGGGACAACAGCTGGGCAGTCATCGGCCTGCCCAGCGGTGCTATCGCTAACAATCGCGACGGTCGATTGCTGATCCGGCTTGATCGTTCGAGCGCGAAACGTCTTGCCGATAGGATGAATGCTTTTCCACCCCGCGCAGCTTAGGGCGCGAGACCCGCGGCGGACCGACCCGTGCCGGCTCAGACGACGATCGGCCGCCCGAGCTTCGCGGGATTGCGCACCACATAGACGGCCGCATGCGTCCGTTCTCGATCTCGAAGGCCTTGGTGGCCTGCGACAGGCCGTCGGCTCGGTCGTGTCCGGCGACCGCGTCGCCTCGTCGAGGATCGGCTCCGGCAATCAGGCGCGTTCTGCGCCGCACCAGTCGGTCTTCAGCCCGGCTCCTACTGGCGCGCCCCGGATTTTTCCCGCTGCGCCTGTGCTGCGACGTGACGGTCGAGGTCGTCTCTCATCTTCTGCTGCAGCGTTCCGAACGTCAGGACCGTGGCGACCGAAAACTGCGGCATCACTCGCGCCCATTGATACGCCCGCTTGTTCAGCGTCGAGTCGACCTGTTCGACCATGACTGCCTCGAAAAGCTTCATGCTGGCGGCGGTCTGGACCCCGTTCAGCTGCGAGCGCGCCGAGGCCGGCCGCTCGATGTCGACCTTGACGGTCGTCAACTTCCTGTCGGCGGACGGCGTCAGACGCGCAATCACGCGCGCGGCGGCTCCCTGCTCCCCGAGATCCCATTCCATGCGATCGGGGCGGTTGAGCTTGAGCGAAAGTTCGGCCGAGCTCAGGAGAAACGGCGCGGACATTGGCGCCAGTTGCGCCCTGACCTGCTCGACGGAGCCGGCGTAGCTCCGCGCGGCGGTCGGAGTGAACGTATAGACGAAGGACCCCGCAAGCGGAACGATGCCGAACAGGCTGAATTTCAGGAGACCGTATAACATTTACATGTTTCCGTCTGGGGTCTCCGCCGAATCGAGCCGGTCGAGCGGCGACGCGGGATTTCATTTCGCAAGCAAACCCTGGGCGCCGCGAAGAGCGGCGCCCTCGTCAATGGCTGGTCGCCTAACCATGGGTCGACGCCGGAGGCCGACGCGCCCCGAGCAACTGTCACGATCTGATTGCAAACACCATGCGCGCCACAATTTAAGATTTTTTGAATCGCAGGGACGAAATATTACTTAAACGAATGAGATAACTGAACCTCTACAAGAAAAATATATCTTTGTTAGTCGACTCTACTGTTTCGCGGATCTCACATTAATGTAATACATAAGAAAAGATGCTTTATCATGAATTTTCACAAAACACTTCCCACATTAGCGCGAACAAGTTGTCAGAAATCTCCCTTTGAACTTACATACACTTGCATAACGTGTTGTTCGAGCTGGAGATAATCTATGATCTTGGCGCCGCTAAACCTTACGGCTCAAGCCTCCATCAGCCGCCCGAGCTTGTCCGGATTACGCACGACATAGACGACCTTGATCCGTCCGTCCTCGATCTCGAAGGCGGTTGTCTGCGGCAGGCCGTCCAGCTCGATCGTGACGAAGCCCGGCAGGCCATTGATGGTCAGCGGCGTCGCCTTCCGCGGCGCGATGTCGTGGCCGGCGCGGACGAAGCGGCCGAAGAAGTTGGCGATGCGCTCCGCCCCGAGGATTGGCTTCATCGCGGCCGGACGCTTGCCTCCGCCATCCGCCACGAAGGTCGCGTCGGGCGCGAGGATGGCCATCAGCCCGGCCATGTCGCCGCCGCGCGAGGCCTTGAGGAAGGCGTCAGCGAGCGCCGCGCCATCCTCGGCCGAAGCATGGGCGCGCGGTCGCTCCGCCGCGACATGGACGCGGCCTCTGGCGGCAAGTTGCCGGCAGGCGGTCTCGGTGCGATCGAGCGCGGCCGCGACCTCCGCGAACGGCACGTCGAACACGTCGTGCAGCAGGAAGGCCGCGCGTTCGAGCGGCGACAGCCGCTCCAGCGCAAGCACCAGAGCGACCGACAGGTCTGATGCGAGGTCGACGGCCGCATCCGGCGCCGGGGTCGCCTCGTCGACGATCGGCTCCGGCAGCCAGGCGCCGAGATAGGCCTCCCGCTTCACCCGGCTCGAGCGCAGCACGTCGAGGCAAAGCCTTGTCACGATGCGGGCGAGGAACGCGCCCTCGTCCCTGACGGTCGCGCGATCGACGTCGCGCCAGCGCAGCCACGCCTCCTGCAGCGCGTCCTCGGTCTCGGCGACCGAGCCCAGCATCTTGTAGGCGAGCCCGAACATCCGCCGCCGATGCCGCTCGAAGGCGGCGTCGGCGGCCAGGATGGAGGCGTCGCTCACGCCGCCGCCTTCAGTGCGACGCGGGGCATGACGCGGGCTCCGATCGCGAGGCGGTTCCACGCGTTGATCGTGGTGATGGCGACCGACAGGCGCATGATGTCGGCCTCCGTGAACTCAGCGCGGACCTGCTCGTAGACCTCATCGGGCGCGTGGCTTTCGGCGACCAGGGTGAGCGCCTCGGTCCAGGCGAGCGCGGCCTGCTCCCGAGATGTGTAGGCAGTCGTCTCACGCCAGGCGTCGAGCAGGATCAACCGGTCGGCCGTTTCGCCGTCGGCGATCGCCTCGTGAAAATGCATGTGGATGCAGTTGGCGCAGCCGTTGATCTGCGAAGCCCTGAGCTTGACCAGGTGCAGAAGGCTCTTCTCCAGTCCGCAGCCGTTCACGTAGTCGCTGAGCGCGATCATCGCCTTCAGCGCGTCGGGGGCGGCGCGAAAGATGTCCAGTCGTTGCGACACGTCGTTTCTCCTGAGGCCAGCGCGCGGCGAACGCCGCGCTTCGTGGCCAAGACGAACGGCGGTCGCGAAACGTGACACATCGCGGACAAGAAAAATGCCCGGCGCGGAGACGCCGGGCATTTGCAGTCGCTCCGGGTCGCCCCGGAAAATGGCGATTGACGCTTGCGCGCTTACGAACCGATGCGGCCGCCGTCCTTGCGCCGGACCGCGATCACCGCGGGACGCGGGAACGCCTTGTTGTCCGGCGGCCAGGTGCTGACCGTGTTCGGATAGCCGCCGCCCTCGCCCGGATGCTGGATCGCCGCGAACAGCGTCTTGTCATCCGGCGTGAACTCCGGACCGCACACCTCGCAGCCCTTGGGGCCGCTGAGGAACTGGCGGAGATAGCCGCGGTCCGGACCGTCGGTCGGCACCACATGCATGGCGTCGTTCGGCTGGCCGATGTCCAGGCTGTTCGGCTGGCCGTCGGTCGCGATCCACAGGTTGCCGCGGCTGTCGAACGCGATGTTGTCGGGCGAGGCAACCTTGCCGAGCTTGGAGGCGTCGGCGTAGCCCGCGAAGAAGGTCGCGTTGGAGGCGAGACCCGGCGTCAGTTCGCCCGCCTCGGTCTTCAGGTCGATCGTCGGGTTGCCGCAGAGCAGGAAGATCTCCCACTTGAACGTCGTCGCGCCGTGGTCGTCGTCGGCCTCGGTCAGCTCGATGATGTGGCCGTTGAAGTTCGGGACGCGGGGATTGGCGGCCGTCTCGCCGGCGTTCGGGCGCAGCGTGGTGCGGGCCGAGTTGTTGGTCATCGTGAGGTAGACCTTGCCCGACACGGGGTTGGGCTGGACGTCTTCCGGCCGGTCCATCGCGGTCGCGCCGACGGCGTCGGCGGCGAGGCGCGTCTTGATCAGGATATCGCCGTCGCTCTTGAACAGCCCCGCGAGCGTCGGGTTCTTCATCGACAGCTCGATCCACTCGCCGGTGTTGTCGTCGGAGAGTTTCGCGACGTAGAGCACGCCCTTGTCGAGCAGGTCGAAGTTCTGCTCGCGCTTCTTCTTCACCTTGCCCTTGCTGACGAACTTGTAGACGTAGTCGAACTGCTGATCGTCGCCGGTGTAGACCGCGACGCGGCCGTCCTTGGTCAGCGCGGTGGTCGCCGCCTCATGCTTGGCGCGGCCGAGCGCGGTACGCTTGCGCGGCTTGAAGTCGGGGTCATAGGGGTCGATCTCGACCACCCAGCCGAAGCGGAACGGCTCGTTCGGCTCCTTCAACAGGTCGAAGCGGTCGTAGAACGCCTCCCACTTGCGCCCCGTCGCGCCGCTCGTGACGCCATAGCGCGAATGCGCGGCCTTGACCGGACCGTCGGCGAGCAGGCCGTTGTTGGCGAAGTACTGGTTGAAGTTCTCCTCGCAGGTCAGCCACGTGCCCCACGGCGTCTTGCCGCCGGAGCAGTTGTTGAGCATGCCGAGAACTTCCGTTCCCCTCGGGTCCGCGGAGGTCTTCAGGAGGGCGTGGCCGGCGGCCGGGCCGGTGATCTCCATCGGCGTCGTCGCGGTGATGCGGCGGTTGTACTTCTTGCTCTTCACGGCCTTCCAGCGGCCGCCGTCCTTCTTGAGTTCGACGACCGAGCCGCCATGGGCCGCGATCTCGACGTCGGCCTGGCCCTTGTCGACGCCGGGCTTGTATTCGGGGAACATGTCGTCGCCGGAGGTGTATTCGTGGTTCACCGCGAGCAGCGCGCGGTCCTTGTCGAGCGGGAAGAAGCCGACGAAGTCGCAATTGTAGCCGAACTGCTGCTCTTGAGCCTTGGCGGTCTGCCTCTCGAATTTGAACTTCGGCGCGCCCGAGAACAGCGGCTGGCCCCAGGACAGGATGACGTCGTGGACATAGCCGTTCGGGACCAAAATCTCGTCCGCGTTTGAGGGCGAGATCGGCTTGAAGCGCAGCTTGTCGGCGCTCGCAGCCTGAGCCGCCTCGCCGAAGCCCGGGAGCTTCGCGGTCATCAGCACCGGAATGCTCGCGCCGAGGCCGAGCAGGAAGGAGCGGCGCGCGAGGTTGCGCCCGACGATGTCGCTGAAGGTCTCGTTCCGCGGGCGCGCGCCGGGCGCGGCGTGAAGGCCCGGCCGGTCGATGCCGATCGCCTCTTCGTCGAGCGGCTCGCCGACGTGCGGCCCGGCGTTGTTCTGGTCAGTCATGGAGTTCCCCGGCGGCGTCTGGAATTGGAATGGCTCCAAATGCCCCACGGGTTGTGTCAGCCGTCTGACAGAGCGATCACGCTTCCGTCAGCGCTTTTCGCGCCCGCGTCGGGCGGACGGGGCCGCCGCCAGAACGCAAGACGCCGGGGAACGGCCTCGGCCGCGCCCCGGCGTCTCATGCGTCAGAGGTTCGTTCACTTGCCCTGAAGGATCGAAAACAGGTCCGTGTGATCGGTGGTGCCGAGGATGGCGGAGGCGCCCGGTCCCTTGGCCCAGATCGGAACGACCGCTCCGGTGTGCTGCTGGCTCGGCGGGACCGGCGACGGCCCGGGGCCGCCCGCGGTGCCGTAGGTGATCCGCAGAACCTGACCGTCCTTGGTGATCAGGTTGTCCGAGTAGCCGGTCGGGTTGCCGGTCCCCGACGAATCCTCGGAGACGATCAGGCTGGTGTGCGAATGGTCGGCCGTGACGATGATCAGCGTGTCCGGGTTCTTCTTCTGGAACTCGAGCGCGACGCCGATCGCCTTGTCGAGCGCGACGGTCTCGCCGATCTGGCCGCAGGCGTTCGCGGCGTGGTCCTGCTTGTCGATCGAGGCGCCCTCGACCTGCAGGAAGAAGCCGTCCTTGCCGTCCAGAAGGTCGATCGCCTTCTTGGTCATGGCCGAGAGCGACGGCTCGTTCGCGGGACGGTTGTTTCTCAGGCACTTGTGCGAGGCGACGCCGTCGCCAGGCACCGCCTGCGGGCCGCTCCACTCGGTCGTCATGTTGCCGGCGTTGAACAGGCCCAGCAGCGGCTTCTTCAGGTTTTTAACCGCTTCGAGTTCGGACGCGGTGCCGATGACCTTGTAGCCCTGGCGCTCGGCCGACTGGATCACGGTCTTGCCATTGTCGTCGCCGCCCTGGATGAGGCCGCCGGTCTCGTCGAACCGGGCCCTGCCGCCGCCAAGCACGAGGTCGACGCCGTGGTCGACCGTCTGCTCCGCGACCGAACCGAGGCCGCCATTGGCCTTGGTCTCGGACGGGCAGAGCGTCATGTTCTTCGGACCCTGACAGCCGCGAAGGCTGATGTGGGAATTGAGCGATGCGGGCGTCGCGTCCGTGATCTCCGCGGTCGACACGTTGCCGACCCGCTTGCCCTTCTTCTGGAAGATCTCGAGGACGGTCTTGTAGTTCTTGCCCGGGACCTCGATCGCCGTGCTCGGGCCCTGCGAGAGCCGTTCGTCGATCGTCTTCTTGCCGGTCGCCCACATCGTGGCGGTGGAGGCGGAGTCCGGCGCGTAATCGGGTTCGTAGCGGGGACCCGCGCCCGGCTTCACTGACCAGGTGGTCTGGAAACCGGTGTAGGGGAATTCGTCGAAGTTCATCCGGCCCGCGGCGCCGTATTCATAGTAGCGCGCGGAGGTCACTTCGGAGACGCCCATGCCGTCGCCGATGAAGAGGATGACGTTCTTCGCAGATTTCTGCTTCTTGTCGGCGCCCGCGTCCTCGGCGTGGGCGGACTGCAGTCCGAGCGCGAACAGCAGCGCCACGACTGACGCGGCGGTAAACTGGCCCTTGGGCATTCTTGGCGTCTCCGGGAGAGATTGGGCCGCCATCTGGCATGCGCTCGATGACGCTTCCGTGAAGTCGCGTGATCAAAACGTGAGCAGCAACGTCGAACGCCTTCGGCAGCCGTTCCGAAGTATCTGATTTATAGGCGCTAATAAATTCTCGTTAGACTTTGTCTCGACTGGCCACCCACGCGGTTCGCGCAACGCGGTCCGTCCTGTGGCCTCGACGACCTCGGCGCGCTGCGATCGACCCATCCGCGCGTTCGCCCTCTTGCGGCGCCGCACTGCACGCGGCACAAGAACCGCGCCATGATCCACGTCCAAGACCTCACCTGCCGCGTCGCGGGACGCACGCTGATCGACGCCGCCAGCGTCGCGCTCCCCGAGGGCGCGCGCGTCGGCGTGGTCGGCCGCAACGGCACCGGCAAGACCACCCTGTTCAAGATCCTGACCGGCGACCTTCACGCCGACGACGGGTCCGTCACCATCCCGAAATCCGCGCGCATCGGGAAGGTCGCGCAGGAGGCGCCGTCCGGCCCCGAGGCGCTGATCGACGTGGTGCTGGCCGCCGACGTCGAACGCGCCGCGCTGATGGCCGAGCAGGAGACCGCGACCGACCCGCATCGCATCGGCGAGATCATCGAGCGGCTGATGGACATCGACGCCTATGACGCGCCTTCCCGCGCCGCCCGCATCCTCTCCGGCCTCGGCTTCGACGAGGACGCACAGAACCGGCCCTGCTCGGATTTTTCAGGCGGCTGGCGCATGCGCGTCGCGCTTGCGGCCGTGCTGTTCTCCGAGCCGGACCTGCTGCTGCTCGACGAGCCGACGAACCATCTCGACCTCGAAGGCACGCTCTGGCTGCAGGACTATCTCGCGAAGTATCCGCGCACGCTGCTCATCATCAGCCATGACCGCGACCTGCTGAACGCCTCGGTCGACTACATCCTGCATTTCGAGAACGGCAAGCTGAACCTCTGGAAGGGCAATTACGACCAGTTCGACCGCATGCGGCGCGAGAAACTGCTGCTCGACCAGAAAGCCCAGAAGGCGCAGGCCGACGAGCGCGCGCGGCTGGAGGCCTTCATCGCCCGCTTCAAGGCCAAGGCGTCAAAGGCCACGCAGGCCCAGTCGCGCGTCAAGCGGCTCGCCAAGATGCAGCCGATCGCCGCCATGATCGAGCGCAGCGTGACGCCGTTCTTCATTCCGGACCCCGAGAAGGAACTCGCCCCGCCGCTGATCGCGCTCGACGGCGTCTCGGCCGGCTATGGCGACAAGACCATCCTGCACAAGCTCGATCTGAGGCTCGACCCGGACGACCGCATCGCACTGCTCGGCTCCAACGGCAACGGCAAGTCGACCTTCGCAAAGCTGCTCGCCGGGCGCCTTAAGCCGATGACGGGACGGGTCAACAAGTCCGAGAAGATTCTGGTCGGCTTCTTCGCCCAGCATCAGGTCGAGGACCTCAACCTCGACCAGACCCCTTACGACCACATCCGCACCAAGATGCCGGAGGCGAGCGACGCGCAGGTGCGCGGCCGGGTCGCCAAGATCGGCTTTCCGGGCGACCGCGCCAACACGCTCGTCGGCAAGATGTCGGGCGGCGAGAAGGCCCGCCTCGCCTTCGGGCTCGCAGTGTTTCACGCCCCTCACCTGCTGATCCTCGACGAGCCGACCAACCATCTCGACATCGACAGCCGCGAGAGCCTCGCTCAGGCGCTCAACGAATATTCCGGCGCGGTCATCCTGATCAGCCATGACCGCCACCTGCTCGACGACACCGCCGACCGGCTGTGGCTGGTCGCGGACGGCGGCGTGCGCGCCTTCGACGGCGACCTCGACGACTACCGCAAATACATCCTCTCGGCGGAGGGCTCCGGCCGGAAGTCGAAGAACGCCGGCGCCGGCACCGGCAAGCACGCGGAAGCCGCCGAAAAGCGCGTCGACGTCGGCGCGCTCAAGAAGAAGATCGCCTCGCTCGAAGAGCTGATGGCGCAGTGCGGCCAGGAGATCGAGAAGATCGACGCCGAGCTCGCGCGTGGCGGAGGCTTCCCCGGCGTGCCGCAGAAGGCCGCCGACCTCGGCCGCCGACGCGCCGACTTCACGCAGGCGCTGGCCG
Protein-coding sequences here:
- the hemB gene encoding porphobilinogen synthase translates to MHETFGKLSRTTAGAHAPDGTLDLPHRPRRNRRADWARRLTRETTLTVDDLIWPIFLIDGEMRREPVASMPGVERFSIDEAVRAVSEAAALGVPAVALFPFTDPELRDPDGREALNGGNLVCRALRALKREVPHIGLITDVALDPYTSHGHDGVLDGDRILNDATVELLVLQALTQAEAGADVIAPSDMMDGRVGAIRAGLDEAGRADVQIMAYAAKYASAFYGPFRDAIGTKKALVGDKKTYQMDPANGDEAEREAELDVAEGADMLMVKPGLPYLDIVRRLKDRFRMPTYAYQVSGEYAMIAAAAQNGWLDRDAAMLESLACFKRAGADGVLTYFAPEAARRMKER
- a CDS encoding helix-turn-helix domain-containing protein encodes the protein MDTLFTTASLHARDRFEYWHEVAERVLTGHDSRPARRDRFDAELRAANLADLGLFSFEMGAMACERAGKHIAHGATDDLFLCRNGSGRFALEQNGRRNLFRSGDMVLLDANRRYSVQFSSNSQMIMLKIPRRILEARFGEMHDVFGAKLAGATGLNAHLAATLDSICSNVCDFDQATADTVRNHLVDLLAHTFNLMLGEGRRLTTPRALALMRLKHVVEARIADPNFDGAAAARAAGMSVRYANALLGAQDTSLARFIRAARLDRCRQALADPAQDHRAIGEIVFAWGFQDISHFGRLFSATYGVTPRAYRRSRGEDAEPLAAPAPDTLSVA
- a CDS encoding sigma-70 family RNA polymerase sigma factor, with amino-acid sequence MSDASILAADAAFERHRRRMFGLAYKMLGSVAETEDALQEAWLRWRDVDRATVRDEGAFLARIVTRLCLDVLRSSRVKREAYLGAWLPEPIVDEATPAPDAAVDLASDLSVALVLALERLSPLERAAFLLHDVFDVPFAEVAAALDRTETACRQLAARGRVHVAAERPRAHASAEDGAALADAFLKASRGGDMAGLMAILAPDATFVADGGGKRPAAMKPILGAERIANFFGRFVRAGHDIAPRKATPLTINGLPGFVTIELDGLPQTTAFEIEDGRIKVVYVVRNPDKLGRLMEA
- a CDS encoding carboxymuconolactone decarboxylase family protein, whose amino-acid sequence is MSQRLDIFRAAPDALKAMIALSDYVNGCGLEKSLLHLVKLRASQINGCANCIHMHFHEAIADGETADRLILLDAWRETTAYTSREQAALAWTEALTLVAESHAPDEVYEQVRAEFTEADIMRLSVAITTINAWNRLAIGARVMPRVALKAAA
- a CDS encoding PhoX family phosphatase, with the protein product MTDQNNAGPHVGEPLDEEAIGIDRPGLHAAPGARPRNETFSDIVGRNLARRSFLLGLGASIPVLMTAKLPGFGEAAQAASADKLRFKPISPSNADEILVPNGYVHDVILSWGQPLFSGAPKFKFERQTAKAQEQQFGYNCDFVGFFPLDKDRALLAVNHEYTSGDDMFPEYKPGVDKGQADVEIAAHGGSVVELKKDGGRWKAVKSKKYNRRITATTPMEITGPAAGHALLKTSADPRGTEVLGMLNNCSGGKTPWGTWLTCEENFNQYFANNGLLADGPVKAAHSRYGVTSGATGRKWEAFYDRFDLLKEPNEPFRFGWVVEIDPYDPDFKPRKRTALGRAKHEAATTALTKDGRVAVYTGDDQQFDYVYKFVSKGKVKKKREQNFDLLDKGVLYVAKLSDDNTGEWIELSMKNPTLAGLFKSDGDILIKTRLAADAVGATAMDRPEDVQPNPVSGKVYLTMTNNSARTTLRPNAGETAANPRVPNFNGHIIELTEADDDHGATTFKWEIFLLCGNPTIDLKTEAGELTPGLASNATFFAGYADASKLGKVASPDNIAFDSRGNLWIATDGQPNSLDIGQPNDAMHVVPTDGPDRGYLRQFLSGPKGCEVCGPEFTPDDKTLFAAIQHPGEGGGYPNTVSTWPPDNKAFPRPAVIAVRRKDGGRIGS
- a CDS encoding alkaline phosphatase, whose protein sequence is MPKGQFTAASVVALLFALGLQSAHAEDAGADKKQKSAKNVILFIGDGMGVSEVTSARYYEYGAAGRMNFDEFPYTGFQTTWSVKPGAGPRYEPDYAPDSASTATMWATGKKTIDERLSQGPSTAIEVPGKNYKTVLEIFQKKGKRVGNVSTAEITDATPASLNSHISLRGCQGPKNMTLCPSETKANGGLGSVAEQTVDHGVDLVLGGGRARFDETGGLIQGGDDNGKTVIQSAERQGYKVIGTASELEAVKNLKKPLLGLFNAGNMTTEWSGPQAVPGDGVASHKCLRNNRPANEPSLSAMTKKAIDLLDGKDGFFLQVEGASIDKQDHAANACGQIGETVALDKAIGVALEFQKKNPDTLIIVTADHSHTSLIVSEDSSGTGNPTGYSDNLITKDGQVLRITYGTAGGPGPSPVPPSQQHTGAVVPIWAKGPGASAILGTTDHTDLFSILQGK
- a CDS encoding ABC-F family ATP-binding cassette domain-containing protein; protein product: MIHVQDLTCRVAGRTLIDAASVALPEGARVGVVGRNGTGKTTLFKILTGDLHADDGSVTIPKSARIGKVAQEAPSGPEALIDVVLAADVERAALMAEQETATDPHRIGEIIERLMDIDAYDAPSRAARILSGLGFDEDAQNRPCSDFSGGWRMRVALAAVLFSEPDLLLLDEPTNHLDLEGTLWLQDYLAKYPRTLLIISHDRDLLNASVDYILHFENGKLNLWKGNYDQFDRMRREKLLLDQKAQKAQADERARLEAFIARFKAKASKATQAQSRVKRLAKMQPIAAMIERSVTPFFIPDPEKELAPPLIALDGVSAGYGDKTILHKLDLRLDPDDRIALLGSNGNGKSTFAKLLAGRLKPMTGRVNKSEKILVGFFAQHQVEDLNLDQTPYDHIRTKMPEASDAQVRGRVAKIGFPGDRANTLVGKMSGGEKARLAFGLAVFHAPHLLILDEPTNHLDIDSRESLAQALNEYSGAVILISHDRHLLDDTADRLWLVADGGVRAFDGDLDDYRKYILSAEGSGRKSKNAGAGTGKHAEAAEKRVDVGALKKKIASLEELMAQCGQEIEKIDAELARGGGFPGVPQKAADLGRRRADFTQALAEAEETWLGASAELEEAAAA